One Peterkaempfera bronchialis DNA window includes the following coding sequences:
- a CDS encoding CDP-alcohol phosphatidyltransferase family protein, whose amino-acid sequence MTVTDPETLGLEQDEETAIRRRRWARDRELRAPRSPQALSTADFLTLGNAVCGFLAIYSMTTGVLIPHITGDGSAPTNRHSAAMAVTLLLLGSMCDLFDGLVARKLRSSALGAELDNLADLTSFGIAPAYFVAVWGMVSPDGDQRLSAFIALTVLLAVVLRLARFSAVKMQPGVFQGMPCPMGAMTVIAIVLLDPPFIPAMIAIFGVAYLMVSRIEYPKPQGLLATATLCWIVVSIGCLAAWAAGLPGGDVLLHVGATAQIALAAMAPLLVIRRKVNQKVCDVRARRAESRLG is encoded by the coding sequence TTGACCGTGACTGATCCCGAGACACTGGGTCTCGAACAGGACGAGGAGACGGCGATCCGCCGCCGCCGGTGGGCCCGCGACCGCGAGCTGCGCGCCCCGCGCTCGCCGCAGGCGCTCTCCACCGCCGACTTCCTCACGCTGGGCAACGCCGTCTGCGGCTTCCTGGCGATCTACTCCATGACCACCGGTGTGCTGATCCCGCACATCACCGGCGACGGCTCGGCGCCCACCAACCGGCACAGCGCCGCCATGGCGGTCACCCTGCTGCTGCTCGGTTCGATGTGCGACCTCTTCGACGGGCTGGTCGCGCGCAAGCTGCGCAGCTCGGCGCTGGGTGCCGAACTGGACAACCTGGCGGACCTCACCAGCTTCGGCATCGCGCCGGCGTACTTCGTCGCGGTGTGGGGCATGGTGTCGCCCGACGGCGACCAGCGGCTCTCGGCGTTCATCGCGCTCACCGTGCTGCTGGCGGTGGTGCTGCGGCTGGCCCGCTTCTCGGCCGTGAAGATGCAGCCGGGGGTCTTCCAGGGCATGCCCTGCCCGATGGGCGCCATGACGGTGATCGCCATCGTGCTGCTGGACCCGCCGTTCATCCCCGCCATGATCGCCATCTTCGGTGTCGCCTACCTGATGGTGAGCCGCATCGAGTACCCCAAGCCGCAGGGCCTGCTCGCCACCGCGACGCTCTGCTGGATCGTGGTCTCCATCGGCTGCCTGGCCGCCTGGGCGGCGGGGCTGCCCGGCGGCGATGTGCTGCTGCACGTGGGTGCCACCGCGCAGATCGCGCTGGCGGCGATGGCGCCGCTGCTGGTCATCCGGCGCAAGGTCAACCAGAAGGTCTGCGACGTCCGCGCCCGCCGCGCGGAGTCCCGGCTGGGCTGA
- a CDS encoding phosphatidylserine decarboxylase codes for MPYSPSPHSSAVDRDALVSPEAGRRPRVTLARGASPWLVPTVATAAVCTALTRRNGKWALAAVPVSALSAGMLWFFRDPEREIGTGRVISPADGVVQSIEAWPDGRTRVAIFMSPLNVHVNRAPLPGTVTSVEHVPGGFVPAFNKDSDRNERVVWHFDTELGDIEMVQIAGAVARRIVPYLKPGAKVEQGERVGLIRFGSRVDTYLPSGVEVGVRVGQKTTAGVTRLDRD; via the coding sequence ATGCCCTACAGCCCGTCCCCTCACTCCTCCGCCGTGGACCGCGATGCCCTCGTGTCCCCGGAGGCCGGCCGACGTCCCCGTGTGACCCTCGCACGCGGCGCCTCGCCCTGGCTCGTCCCCACCGTCGCCACCGCGGCCGTCTGTACCGCCCTCACCCGGCGCAACGGCAAGTGGGCCCTGGCGGCGGTACCCGTGTCCGCGCTGAGCGCGGGCATGCTGTGGTTCTTCCGCGACCCCGAGCGCGAGATCGGCACCGGCCGGGTCATCTCACCGGCCGACGGTGTGGTGCAGTCCATCGAGGCCTGGCCGGACGGCCGCACCCGGGTGGCCATCTTCATGAGCCCGCTCAATGTGCATGTGAACCGCGCCCCGCTGCCGGGTACGGTCACCTCGGTGGAGCATGTCCCCGGCGGCTTCGTTCCGGCGTTCAACAAGGACAGCGACCGGAACGAGCGCGTGGTGTGGCACTTCGACACCGAGCTCGGCGACATCGAGATGGTGCAGATCGCGGGCGCCGTGGCCCGCCGCATCGTCCCGTACCTGAAGCCGGGTGCCAAGGTCGAGCAGGGTGAGCGGGTCGGCCTGATCCGCTTCGGCTCGCGCGTCGACACCTACCTGCCGTCCGGCGTCGAGGTCGGCGTCCGGGTCGGCCAGAAGACGACTGCCGGGGTGACACGCCTTGACCGTGACTGA